In Papaver somniferum cultivar HN1 chromosome 1, ASM357369v1, whole genome shotgun sequence, a genomic segment contains:
- the LOC113324907 gene encoding alpha-1-purothionin-like encodes MEAGKCVKAPHCALIMGVLVLGLLVVQTPVEAKSCCKSTVGRNCYNACRLRFARQVCASTCSCKIVGGNRCPRGYPKVSGFLNSEEFEQQTDVEDQASQINEYCKLGCVSSECGDNMITTPRSQTSDEEVQRCNNACLELCNKHYNIAVAVTA; translated from the exons ATGGAAGCAGGCAAATGTGTAAAAGCCCCTCACTGCGCTCTAATCATGGGTGTACTGGTTTTGGGGCTACTTGTGGTACAAACTCCAGTTGAGGCTAAGAGCTGCTGTAAAAGCACCGTTGGAAGAAATTGCTATAACGCCTGCCGTTTACGATTTGCCAGGCAAGTTTGTGCATCAACCTGTAGCTGCAAAATTGTTGGAGGGAACAGGTGTCCCAGAGGTTACCCCAAAGTAAGCGGCTTTCTAAACTCCG AGGAATTTGAACAACAAACCGACGTAGAAGATCAAGCTTCTCAAATCAATGAGTACTGCAAGTTGGGGTGTGTATCTTCTGAATGCGGTGATAACATGATTACTACTCCCCGGTCCCAGACTTCCG ACGAAGAGGTCCAACGATGTAACAATGCATGCTTGGAGCTCTGCAACAAGCACTACAATATTGCAGTTGCTGTCACGGCTTAA
- the LOC113324913 gene encoding probable flavin-containing monooxygenase 1 produces MRGRRVGIIGAGISGLLACKYVLEKGFEPIVFESQPGVGGVWTRTPKTTKLQSSKQAYEFSDFPWPCSVQEEYPNHNQVMEYLESYALHFGLLPYIKFNTKVIDINYCVQQGQDMRSWSHWGGTATDNCFTNPKGKWEVTTTCAAAVQGHLGQDPRVYEVEFVILCIGRFSGTPNIPDFPPKKGPEGFVNGKVIHSMHYSAMEDSEATKFVKGKRVTVVGFQKSALDIANECATVNGVENPCTLLYRNLHWNIPADYNPYTVLASLYLNRFSELMLYKPGEGRFLSLLVTLLSPLRWAISKCVESYIKFKLPLKKYDLVPEHRFSADVTSCSISIAPKDFYDRVEEGSILLKKSKGFGFYTNGLTFDDDATAALESDIVILGTGYKGDLKLKNIFKSPTFQKHITDVLNSTVPLYRESIHPRIPQLAVIGYSESYANLYTSEMRCRWLAHFLEDGFKLPSIKEMEKDMLEWEKYMKRYSSRGACIGALHTWYNDQLCKDMGCNPKRKKRFFAELFEPYGPTDYANLTPGKK; encoded by the exons ATGAGAGGAAGAAGAGTTGGTATTATTGGAGCAGGAATTAGTGGGTTATTAGCATGCAAATACGTTCTTGAAAAAGGATTTGAACCCATTGTTTTCGAATCACAACCTGGTGTTGGTGGAGTCTGGACTCGTACTCCTAAAACAACAAAACTTCAATCATCTAAACAAGCTTATGAATTTTCTGATTTTCCATGGCCATGTTCTGTACAAGAAGAGTATCCAAATCATAATCAAGTTATGGAGTATTTAGAATCTTATGCTCTTCATTTCGGTTTACTCCCATACATCAAATTCAACACCAAGGTTATAGACATCAACTATTGTGTTCAACAAGGCCAAGATATGCGTTCTTGGAGTCATTGGGGTGGTACTGCTACTGATAACTGTTTCACTAATCCGAAAGGTAAATGGGAAGTTACTACTAcctgtgctgctgctgttcaaggacACCTAGGCCAAGATCCCCGAGTATATGAAGTAGAATTTGTGATTCTGTGCATCGGGCGCTTTAGCGGGACTCCAAATATTCCTGATTTTCCACCAAAGAAAGGTCCAGAAGGTTTCGTTAATGGGAAAGTTATACACTCTATGCATTACTCTGCCATGGAGGATTCTGAAGCGACGAAATTCGTCAAAGGAAAACGTGTTACAGTCGTTGGCTTCCAAAAATCCGCTCTAGACATTGCTAATGAATGTGCCACTGTCAACG GAGTTGAAAATCCGTGCACGTTGTTATACAGAAATTTACATTGGAATATACCCGCTGATTATAATCCATATACCGTTCTTGCTTCGCTATATCTTAATCGTTTCTCCGAACTGATGCTCTACAAACCTGGTGAAGGACGATTCCTTAGTCTCTTAGTTACTTTACTTTCACCTTTG AGATGGGCAATTTCAAAATGTGTTGAAAGCTATATTAAATTTAAGTTGCCCTTGAAGAAATACGATTTGGTCCCAGAACATAGATTCTCAGCAGATGTTACTTCTTGTTCGATCTCAATCGCACCTAAAGATTTCTATGATAGGGTAGAAGAAGGAAGCATTCTGTTGAAGAAATCCAAGGGGTTCGGCTTTTACACAAACGGGTTGACATTTGACGATGATGCAACTGCAGCTCTAGAGTCTGATATTGTGATTCTTGGTACTGGTTATAAGGGTGACTTAAAGCTCAAAAACATCTTCAAGTCACCAACATTTCAGAAGCACATTACAGATGTCTTAAACTCCACGGTCCCATTGTACAG AGAATCTATTCATCCACGAATTCCACAACTGGCAGTAATTGGATATTCCGAGAGCTATGCAAATTTGTATACATCAGAAATGAGGTGTCGGTGGCTAGCACATTTTCTCGAAGACGGATTCAAGTTGCCAAGTATAAAAGAGATGGAGAAAGATATGTTGGAGTGGGAAAAATATATGAAACGCTACTCTAGTAGGGGTGCTTGTATTGGCGCATTGCATACTTGGTATAACGATCAGTTGTGCAAGGATATGGGTTGCAAtccgaagaggaagaagagatttTTCGCAGAACTGTTCGAGCCTTATGGACCAACAGACTATGCAAACCTCACTCCCGGCAAGAAATAA